The following coding sequences lie in one Seriola aureovittata isolate HTS-2021-v1 ecotype China chromosome 5, ASM2101889v1, whole genome shotgun sequence genomic window:
- the LOC130169972 gene encoding chondroitin sulfate N-acetylgalactosaminyltransferase 1-like has product MFKRWLLALVARVGLIVLGLCCCLSLFYLLACKPASRSSQQSPLWSGGATSKEGYMALLQEREDSHRHYINSLTKQIAQLKEALQERTQQLQESLDKAKTKGILPQGLESLHKTPTQSDLKELFRSQLNQAEVNSGVKLSSEYAVIPFDIFTLRRVYQLETGLTKHPEERPVRKDRRDELIGTVETALHVLNGPQQHMDNIRRKRTYSPSDFVEGLTRTERDRGTVYELMFKGDGPQDFTHLVLFRPFGPMMKVKSDSVDTRSMLINIIVPLSKRPDTFRQFINNFREVCIKQDGRVHLTVVYFGRDQIDQVKAMLDQTTRETRFRSFTLIQLNEEFSRGRGLDVGARAWRRSQNVLLFFCDVDIHFTADFLTSCRLNAEAGKKVYYPVLFSQYNPTIIYSNHTLLPSVQQQLVIRKETGFWRDFGFGMTCQYRSDFINIGGFDRNIKGWGLEDVHLYRKYLHSKLVVIRSPSRGLFHLWHEKNCSDELPPDKYKMCMQTKAMSEASHGQLGELFFKREIKAHLNSKKQSNK; this is encoded by the exons ATGTTTAAACGGTGGCTGCTGGCCTTGGTGGCCCGTGTCGGCCTCATTGTGCTaggcctctgctgctgtctctcgCTGTTCTACCTCCTGGCCTGTAAACCTGCATCTCGCAGCAGCCAGCAGTCTCCGCTGTGGTCTGGGGGAGCCACCAGTAAGGAGGGATACATGGCTTTGTTGCAGGAGAGGGAAGACTCTCACAGACATTACATCAACAGCCTGACAAAGCAGATAGCCCAGCTGAAGGAGGCTCTCCAGGAGAGGACGCAGCAGCTCCAGGAGTCCCTGGATAAAGCAAAAACCAAAGGGATTCTGCCTCAGGGTTTGGAGAGTCTGCACAAAACCCCGACACAGTCTGACCTGAAG GAGTTGTTCCGCTCCCAGCTGAACCAGGCGGAGGTGAACTCAGGTGTAAAGCTGTCCAGCGAATATGCAGTGAttccttttgacattttcactctGCGGAG GGTGTACCAGCTGGAGACAGGGCTGACCAAGCACCCTGAGGAGAGGCCTGTGAGGAAAGACCGCAGGGATGAGTTGATAGGCACCGTGGAAACAGCTCTGCACGTCCTGAATGGACCTCAGCAACACATGGACAACATCAGGCGAAAGCGAACATACTCCCCTTCAGACTTCGTAGAGG GGTTGACCCGTACAGAGCGGGACAGAGGAACCGTGTACGAGCTGATGTTTAAAGGCGACGGCCCACAGGACTTCACGCACCTCGTGCTCTTCAGGCCGTTCGGCCCCATGATGAAGGTGAAGAGCGACAGTGTGGATACGCGCAGCATGCTCATCAACATCATCGTACCTCTTTCCAAGAGGCCGGACACATTCAGGCAGTTCATCAACAACTTCAG aGAAGTGTGCATCAAGCAGGACGGCAGGGTTCATCTCACTGTCGTCTACTTTGGGCGAGATCAGATAGACCAAGTTAAAGCTATGTTGGACCAGACCACCAG AGAGACTCGGTTCAGGAGCTTCACACTGATCCAGCTGAATGAGGAGTTTTCACGTGGTCGAGGCCTAGACGTGGGCGCCAGGGCTTGGAGGCGGAGCCAGAATgtcctgctcttcttctgtgatGTTGACATCCACTTCACAGCTGACTTCTTGACTTCCTGTCGTCTCAATGCAGAGGCTG GTAAGAAAGTGTATTATCCAGTGCTCTTCAGCCAGTACAACCCAACTATCATCTACAGTAATCATACACTTCTACCCTCTGTTCAACAGCAGCTG GTAATCAGGAAAGAAACTGGATTCTGGAGAGACTTTGGGTTTGGCATGACATGCCAGTACAGGTCTGATTTCATCAACATAg GGGGTTTTGACCGTAACATCAAAGGTTGGGGGTTGGAGGACGTACACCTGTACAGGAAGTACCTTCACAGTAAGCTGGTGGTGATTCGCTCCCCATCTCGTGGCCTTTTCCACTTGTGGCATGAGAAAAACTGCTCAGATGAGCTTCCTCCAGACAAGTACAAGATGTGTATGCAGACCAAAGCCATGAGCGAAGCCTCGCATGGCCAGCTGGGGGAGCTGTTCTTCAAACGAGAGATCAAGGCTCATTTGAACTCCAAGAAGCAGTCAAACAAATGA